A region of Deltaproteobacteria bacterium DNA encodes the following proteins:
- a CDS encoding UDP-glucose/GDP-mannose dehydrogenase family protein: protein MNLSVIGTGYVGLVTGACLAGSGNNVICVDIDEEKIESLKNGRIPFYEPGLEDIVKKNVKESRLHFTTDIGSAIRNSFIVFIAVGTPPNQDGSANMDAVVSVARSIGENLNDYKIVVTKSTVPVGTTEMIREEIRKTTDTEFDVASNPEFLKEGAAVEDFMKPDRVIIGVDKPAVGGILKELYSAFMRSGDRAIVVSIRSSELAKYTANAMLATRISFMNDVANLCELVGADISEIRVAIGSDSRIGRHFLFPGIGYGGSCFPKDVKALLSTASGLGYDLKVCKATDEVNTRQKELFWEKIKNHFGGELGGKKVGVWGLSFKPQTDDIREAPSLYIIDKLISHGAQVVVHDPVAMDNARSYFGDKVGYAESNYDSCQGSHALVISTEWSEYRQPDFLKMKELMEDYVIFDGRNLYDPKKLEEAGFKYHGVGIHT, encoded by the coding sequence ATGAATCTGAGCGTAATCGGAACAGGCTACGTAGGACTGGTCACCGGAGCATGCCTGGCTGGAAGCGGTAATAATGTAATTTGCGTGGATATAGACGAGGAAAAAATAGAAAGCCTGAAAAACGGCCGCATCCCGTTTTATGAGCCCGGGCTCGAGGATATTGTAAAGAAGAACGTGAAGGAGTCCAGGCTGCATTTTACGACCGATATCGGCTCCGCGATAAGAAATTCTTTTATCGTTTTCATCGCGGTGGGCACGCCTCCTAACCAGGACGGCTCAGCGAACATGGACGCGGTGGTCAGTGTCGCCCGGTCCATCGGAGAAAACCTTAATGACTATAAAATTGTGGTTACGAAGAGTACCGTCCCCGTGGGAACAACAGAGATGATTCGCGAGGAAATCAGGAAAACTACCGACACGGAGTTCGATGTGGCGTCAAATCCCGAGTTTTTAAAAGAAGGGGCCGCCGTCGAGGATTTCATGAAGCCCGACAGAGTGATAATAGGGGTCGATAAGCCCGCGGTCGGCGGGATACTGAAGGAGCTTTATTCGGCCTTCATGAGATCGGGCGACAGGGCGATCGTTGTTTCTATCAGATCATCCGAGCTGGCGAAATATACCGCGAACGCAATGCTGGCAACCAGGATTTCGTTTATGAACGACGTCGCTAACCTGTGCGAGCTTGTAGGAGCTGATATATCGGAGATAAGGGTAGCGATAGGTTCGGACTCGAGAATAGGGCGTCATTTCCTATTCCCCGGCATAGGTTACGGCGGGTCCTGCTTCCCCAAGGACGTAAAGGCGCTGCTCAGCACAGCCTCGGGCCTCGGATATGATTTGAAGGTATGCAAAGCGACTGACGAAGTGAACACTCGACAGAAAGAGCTATTCTGGGAAAAAATCAAAAATCATTTCGGCGGCGAGCTTGGCGGCAAGAAAGTCGGGGTCTGGGGACTGTCTTTCAAACCCCAGACGGACGATATAAGGGAAGCGCCTTCTTTATATATTATCGACAAGCTTATCTCTCACGGGGCTCAGGTAGTGGTGCACGACCCGGTGGCAATGGATAACGCGAGGAGCTATTTCGGTGACAAGGTCGGTTACGCTGAATCGAATTACGATAGCTGTCAGGGGTCGCACGCCCTTGTGATAAGCACGGAATGGAGCGAGTACAGACAGCCGGACTTTCTCAAAATGAAAGAACTCATGGAAGATTATGTAATCTTTGACGGCAGAAATCTTTATGATCCGAAAAAGCTCGAAGAAGCGGGTTTTAAATATCACGGTGTGGGGATTCATACCTGA
- a CDS encoding PA0069 family radical SAM protein, translated as MNRKINGIKGRAAARNPANRFEKIEFEPSQEEVAEGLSPRTVFYRDTSKSIITYNDSPDVGFNAGINPYRGCEHGCIYCYARPTHEFLGLSLGLDFETKIFVKEDAPSLLRKELTSRKYVPQAIAISGNTDCYQPAERHFRLTRGCLGVLSEFRNPVGIVTKNYLVTRDIDILKEFSEWNGVVVAVSVTTLDPGLRRKMEPRTSSPQMRLRAIEKLSGEGIPVIVMVAPVIPGLTDHEIPNIIKSAASAGAVSAGFIMLRLPYGVSEIFTAWLERYFPDRKSKVLNRIKSVRGGRLNSAEFYDRMKGKGIYAEQVRDLFQVACRKAGIAGEKVELSTEHFKRPGGSQLELF; from the coding sequence ATGAATCGTAAAATTAACGGTATAAAGGGCAGGGCTGCGGCTCGGAATCCCGCAAACCGGTTCGAGAAAATCGAGTTTGAGCCCTCTCAGGAAGAAGTTGCAGAAGGGCTCTCACCCAGGACGGTTTTTTACAGAGATACCTCAAAATCGATTATCACATATAACGACAGCCCGGACGTAGGCTTTAACGCCGGAATCAATCCCTACAGGGGATGCGAGCACGGCTGCATCTACTGTTATGCGAGACCCACTCACGAGTTTCTCGGTCTGTCGCTCGGACTCGATTTCGAGACAAAGATATTCGTCAAGGAAGACGCGCCTTCCCTCCTGAGAAAGGAGCTTACTTCCCGGAAGTATGTCCCTCAGGCAATCGCCATAAGCGGCAATACGGATTGCTATCAGCCGGCAGAGCGGCACTTCCGTCTCACACGCGGGTGCCTGGGGGTGCTCTCGGAATTTAGGAACCCCGTGGGTATCGTTACCAAAAACTACCTCGTTACGCGCGACATAGACATATTAAAAGAATTCTCCGAGTGGAACGGTGTAGTTGTGGCTGTATCCGTGACTACGCTCGACCCCGGACTCAGAAGGAAAATGGAGCCCAGGACCTCCTCTCCTCAAATGAGGCTCCGCGCGATAGAAAAGCTCTCCGGGGAGGGTATTCCCGTAATAGTCATGGTAGCGCCCGTTATACCGGGACTCACCGACCATGAGATCCCGAATATTATAAAGAGCGCCGCCTCTGCGGGGGCGGTCAGCGCCGGTTTTATAATGCTCAGGCTCCCCTACGGGGTCTCGGAGATTTTTACGGCCTGGCTCGAGAGATATTTCCCCGACAGGAAAAGCAAAGTGCTGAACAGGATAAAGTCCGTAAGGGGCGGGAGACTGAACAGCGCCGAGTTTTATGACCGGATGAAGGGGAAGGGAATTTACGCAGAGCAGGTAAGGGACCTCTTTCAGGTCGCCTGCAGAAAAGCAGGAATAGCGGGGGAAAAGGTCGAACTCTCGACCGAGCATTTCAAAAGGCCCGGGGGCAGCCAGCTGGAATTATTCTAA
- the dprA gene encoding DNA-processing protein DprA has translation MRYWLALNLVNGLGDVLTKSLFTRFDSAESVFKASKKELTGIEGIGEKIVDAIYGFSDWDRVESELEKYKKSGFSFLPLNDPRYPKPLIQTYNPPPFLYMKGEMIPEDQVSIAIVGSRLPDRYGRMVTESIAGELASLGVTVVSGMARGIDSIAQEEALKRGGRTIAVLGSGLDVVYPPENKKLYKDISEKGALLSEFLIGTPPIAQNFPRRNRIISGISLGVLVVQASEKSGSLISASFAIDQNKEVFAVPGNIDRKLSRGTNWLLKKGAKLVETVDDVLGEIEILKNLKSGESGERPEAVLPLLSDKEKAVYSVLGAEAIHVDNIIKLTGLESSNVLSLLLSLELNGFVTQCPGKNFCRKI, from the coding sequence ATGAGATACTGGCTTGCTCTCAACTTGGTTAACGGATTGGGCGACGTCCTTACTAAGAGCCTGTTCACCAGATTCGATAGCGCCGAATCCGTATTTAAGGCCTCAAAGAAAGAGCTGACAGGCATCGAGGGTATAGGAGAAAAGATTGTAGACGCTATTTATGGATTCAGTGACTGGGATAGGGTAGAAAGCGAGTTAGAAAAATATAAGAAATCGGGATTTTCGTTTCTTCCGCTGAATGATCCCCGTTACCCCAAGCCTCTCATTCAAACATATAACCCGCCGCCTTTTCTCTACATGAAGGGGGAAATGATTCCCGAGGATCAAGTCTCAATCGCGATTGTGGGTTCGCGACTCCCCGACAGATACGGAAGGATGGTTACGGAATCAATCGCGGGCGAGCTCGCGTCGCTCGGAGTCACCGTGGTGAGCGGAATGGCCCGGGGAATAGATTCGATTGCTCAGGAAGAAGCCCTAAAGAGGGGCGGGCGCACAATCGCGGTTCTGGGCTCCGGTCTGGACGTAGTGTATCCGCCTGAGAACAAAAAGCTTTACAAGGATATATCCGAGAAGGGCGCGCTGCTGTCGGAATTTCTTATAGGCACACCGCCCATTGCCCAGAATTTCCCGCGGAGAAACAGAATTATAAGCGGTATCTCGCTCGGCGTGCTGGTGGTTCAGGCATCTGAGAAGAGCGGCTCCCTTATAAGCGCTTCATTCGCGATTGATCAGAACAAGGAAGTATTCGCCGTTCCGGGCAACATAGACAGGAAGCTTAGCCGCGGTACTAACTGGCTTCTTAAGAAAGGCGCCAAGCTTGTGGAAACGGTGGATGATGTCCTCGGCGAGATCGAGATATTGAAAAATCTCAAAAGCGGGGAATCCGGCGAGCGCCCGGAGGCGGTTCTGCCTTTACTTTCCGATAAGGAAAAGGCCGTGTATTCGGTTCTGGGCGCAGAAGCGATACATGTTGACAATATTATAAAACTTACGGGTCTTGAGTCATCCAATGTTCTCTCTCTTCTGTTGTCCCTTGAGCTTAACGGTTTTGTAACCCAATGCCCCGGGAAGAATTTTTGCCGAAAGATATGA
- a CDS encoding response regulator transcription factor, whose amino-acid sequence MPENNIKLLIASNSKLFLDGIRKVLENEDNIEIIAETLNIKELNRLLKDYSPEVVFIDNREFKLNIEKLLRSRIIKNNQVRIILFTQGNAEGQDSPNLVNVNHETTTSELVSIIKCGTGEKKDSGGAGQDKIEYQNITKMEHRIIKFIAAGDSNKEIAEKLSISEKTVKAHVSSIFEKLNINNRYQLMVFGRRNKKNLEMYVQV is encoded by the coding sequence ATGCCCGAAAATAATATTAAACTTCTAATAGCATCCAACTCCAAGCTTTTTCTGGATGGAATACGGAAGGTCCTGGAGAATGAAGACAATATTGAAATAATAGCGGAAACTTTAAATATAAAAGAATTAAACCGTTTGCTTAAAGATTACAGCCCCGAAGTCGTATTCATAGATAACAGAGAGTTTAAGCTCAACATCGAAAAACTGCTGCGCTCAAGAATTATAAAGAACAACCAAGTCAGGATTATCCTCTTTACACAGGGAAATGCAGAGGGCCAGGATTCACCGAACCTGGTAAACGTAAATCATGAAACGACTACTTCGGAGCTCGTAAGCATAATTAAATGCGGAACCGGAGAGAAAAAAGACTCGGGCGGCGCGGGGCAGGATAAAATTGAATATCAAAATATTACAAAAATGGAACACAGGATTATAAAATTTATTGCCGCGGGCGACAGCAATAAAGAGATAGCCGAGAAGCTCTCGATCAGTGAAAAGACGGTTAAGGCTCACGTATCCAGCATATTTGAAAAACTAAATATTAATAACAGGTATCAGCTTATGGTGTTCGGGAGGAGAAACAAGAAGAATCTGGAAATGTATGTTCAGGTATGA
- the topA gene encoding type I DNA topoisomerase — translation MAKSLVIVESPAKAKTIKKFLGKSFDVEASSGHLIDLPSSKLGVDIENDFNPQYVVIKGKSKYLNQLKKAAKDAEKVYLASDPDREGEAIAWHIADKLKIRDKSHRILIHEITENAVKDSINNPTTLSQDRFEAQQARRVLDRLVGYQVSPILWRKVRKGLSAGRVQSVALRVVVERERKIEAFKTEEYWTIESELKRSQDEPDSSFIANLSRFDGEKVSISGESEANSIVEALKNEAFIVDSIERKERKKNALPPFITSTLQQEASRKLRFPVKKTMSVAQKLYEGKDLGEEGPVGLITYMRTDSVRISDNALKEARALIKETYGNEYLPSKANTFKVKKSAQDAHEAIRPTYAAKHPDSIKEYLSGDEYQLYKLVWQRFVASQMKPVIYDQTTFEIRAGKGVFRATGSIVKFPGFSAVYLEGKEEEEEQKEKEEMRKLPDVSKDEALDLINLEGKQHFTQPPPRFTESSLVKELEEKGVGRPSTYASILSTIQDRQYVNKEKNRLKPTLLGCSVNDLLIDGFPEIMDVQFTADMEEKLDNVEEGNVNWVELLKAFYQDFSTRLDKAQDTMKSLKRDGLPTDIDCDNCGAKMIIKWGRNGEFLSCSRYPDCKNAKAFEYDPDGNIKVIERAEPVVREDIKCDKCGAPMAIKKSRRGEFIACTRYPDCKNAKAFEYGPDGNIKIIEKAEPEIREDIKCEKCGKPMAVRKGRFGKFLGCTGYPGCRNIKGIDENGNVAESKENDKAGGGKKENEKTAAIK, via the coding sequence ATGGCTAAGTCTCTTGTAATTGTGGAATCCCCTGCCAAGGCCAAGACCATAAAGAAATTTCTGGGAAAGAGCTTTGATGTAGAAGCGTCTTCGGGACATCTTATAGACCTACCGAGCAGCAAGCTGGGTGTGGATATAGAAAACGATTTCAATCCCCAATACGTGGTTATAAAGGGTAAGAGTAAATATCTAAATCAGCTCAAGAAAGCCGCCAAGGACGCCGAAAAGGTGTATCTGGCTTCCGACCCCGACCGTGAGGGTGAGGCGATAGCGTGGCATATAGCAGATAAACTCAAAATAAGGGATAAATCCCACAGAATTCTTATCCATGAAATCACCGAAAACGCGGTAAAGGATTCTATTAACAACCCCACAACACTGAGCCAGGACAGGTTTGAAGCCCAGCAGGCAAGGAGAGTACTCGACCGCCTTGTGGGATATCAGGTTAGTCCCATTCTCTGGAGAAAGGTCAGAAAGGGCCTCAGCGCCGGGCGGGTGCAGAGTGTTGCGCTCAGGGTGGTAGTCGAAAGGGAACGGAAGATAGAGGCCTTTAAAACCGAAGAGTACTGGACAATCGAGTCCGAATTAAAACGTTCTCAGGATGAGCCGGATTCTTCTTTTATAGCCAATCTTTCAAGATTCGACGGGGAAAAGGTTTCGATTTCAGGTGAGTCGGAGGCTAACTCAATTGTCGAAGCGCTGAAAAATGAAGCATTCATAGTTGATTCAATAGAACGAAAGGAGCGGAAAAAGAACGCTCTCCCCCCGTTTATTACAAGCACTCTTCAACAGGAAGCCTCGAGAAAACTGAGGTTTCCCGTAAAGAAAACGATGTCAGTGGCACAAAAGCTCTATGAGGGTAAAGACCTGGGAGAGGAAGGACCCGTCGGTCTTATTACCTATATGAGAACGGACTCTGTAAGGATCTCCGACAACGCGCTCAAAGAGGCAAGAGCGCTTATAAAGGAAACATACGGAAATGAATATCTGCCCTCAAAAGCGAATACGTTCAAGGTAAAGAAATCAGCTCAGGACGCGCATGAGGCTATAAGGCCCACATACGCGGCCAAGCATCCGGACTCCATTAAGGAGTATCTTTCCGGCGACGAATACCAGCTTTACAAACTGGTGTGGCAAAGATTTGTGGCCTCCCAGATGAAGCCCGTTATCTACGATCAGACTACGTTTGAAATCAGGGCCGGAAAGGGTGTTTTTCGCGCCACCGGATCGATAGTAAAATTCCCGGGGTTTTCCGCCGTCTATCTGGAGGGCAAGGAAGAGGAGGAGGAGCAGAAAGAGAAGGAGGAAATGAGGAAGCTCCCGGACGTCTCAAAGGATGAGGCGCTTGACCTTATCAACCTGGAGGGCAAACAGCATTTTACCCAGCCCCCGCCCAGATTCACTGAAAGCTCGCTTGTAAAGGAGCTTGAGGAGAAGGGGGTGGGAAGGCCGTCGACGTATGCCTCTATCCTTTCCACAATCCAGGATCGTCAGTACGTCAACAAGGAGAAGAACAGACTGAAGCCCACCTTGCTCGGCTGCTCGGTAAACGATCTCCTGATCGATGGCTTTCCCGAGATCATGGACGTTCAGTTCACGGCTGACATGGAGGAGAAGCTGGATAACGTGGAGGAAGGAAACGTCAACTGGGTCGAGCTTCTGAAGGCTTTCTATCAGGATTTTTCCACTCGCCTCGATAAAGCGCAGGACACGATGAAGAGCCTCAAGAGGGACGGGCTTCCGACCGACATAGACTGTGATAACTGCGGAGCCAAAATGATAATAAAATGGGGCAGGAACGGTGAATTTCTTTCGTGCTCCAGGTACCCGGACTGCAAGAACGCTAAGGCGTTTGAATACGATCCCGACGGTAATATCAAGGTGATTGAGAGGGCTGAGCCTGTTGTAAGAGAGGACATAAAATGCGACAAGTGCGGCGCCCCTATGGCTATAAAGAAAAGCAGGAGAGGCGAGTTTATAGCGTGCACGCGCTATCCGGACTGCAAGAACGCTAAGGCGTTCGAATACGGTCCCGACGGCAATATTAAAATAATAGAGAAGGCCGAGCCCGAAATAAGGGAAGATATAAAATGCGAGAAATGCGGTAAACCCATGGCCGTCAGGAAAGGGAGGTTCGGGAAGTTTCTGGGCTGCACGGGATATCCCGGGTGCAGAAACATAAAGGGTATCGACGAGAATGGAAACGTGGCCGAATCAAAAGAAAACGATAAGGCGGGCGGCGGAAAAAAAGAAAACGAGAAGACCGCGGCGATTAAATAA
- the mutL gene encoding DNA mismatch repair endonuclease MutL: MGKIRILSDNLVSKIAAGEIVERPASVVKELLENSIDAGSSFIEIELESGGKKLIRVSDDGEGMTRDESLLSLERHATSKIKDIDDLFSVSSLGFRGEAIPSIASVSRFKITTRTPDDIIGIVIRVEGGFVKNVEETGAPRGTIVEVRDLFYNTPPRMKFMRKTETELSNVIDIVEREAIPRPGVGFELKHGGRTLLRLARRENAYDRIKEIYPRAELFQIRGEAEGIRVSGFLGSPLDTRSTTQKLYTYVNGRSVRDRFLIRMVIDSYGKMLEKGKFPQGVLFLDLPAGGVDVNVHPTKNEVRFQNVRLIGDLIKESVTGMLEGAPWLRSYRDSAEEPASGFRSAGESKSRYGGYNFDHSEIAEAGSGVRPGMPHADMHTSGTTGEIQAPGSRVGTEDIPASGLFEEQGTYSSLRILGQLGELYIVCASRHGIILVDQHAAHERINYERLKKAYTGNGGLDTQELLVPEVLELSPFETDLLRGNKEDLRILGIRIEEFGDNAFILRSVPAILKNSNFPGLIKDVVNEIAESGRQESLSERIDRVISTMACHSSVRASNELNTDKMKALLVELDRTEFPHSCPHGRPVARELTYGEIERMFKRT; the protein is encoded by the coding sequence ATGGGTAAAATAAGGATACTGTCCGATAATCTTGTCTCTAAAATCGCCGCCGGGGAAATTGTCGAAAGGCCGGCTTCGGTTGTAAAGGAGCTGTTGGAAAACTCTATCGACGCCGGAAGCTCATTCATCGAAATAGAACTGGAATCGGGCGGAAAGAAACTCATAAGAGTGTCCGATGACGGAGAGGGGATGACGAGGGATGAGTCGCTTCTCTCGCTCGAGCGTCATGCCACTAGCAAGATAAAAGACATTGACGACCTGTTCTCGGTAAGCTCGCTCGGCTTCAGGGGCGAGGCGATTCCCAGCATCGCGAGCGTATCCAGATTTAAAATCACCACCAGGACTCCCGATGATATAATCGGAATCGTAATCAGGGTGGAGGGCGGATTTGTAAAAAATGTTGAGGAAACGGGAGCTCCACGGGGAACGATCGTGGAGGTCAGAGATCTCTTCTACAATACGCCTCCCAGAATGAAGTTTATGAGAAAGACGGAGACCGAGCTTTCAAATGTGATCGATATTGTAGAGAGGGAGGCTATACCGAGACCCGGGGTGGGATTTGAGCTAAAGCACGGCGGAAGGACGCTGCTTCGCCTGGCGCGGAGGGAAAATGCCTATGACAGGATAAAGGAGATTTACCCGCGCGCGGAGCTGTTTCAAATCCGGGGCGAGGCGGAGGGAATAAGGGTGTCGGGTTTTCTAGGCAGTCCTCTGGATACGAGATCCACAACACAAAAACTCTACACATATGTGAACGGAAGGAGCGTGAGGGACAGGTTCCTTATTCGCATGGTTATCGATTCGTACGGAAAGATGCTGGAAAAGGGGAAATTCCCCCAGGGTGTTCTGTTCCTCGACCTTCCTGCCGGGGGTGTCGACGTTAACGTACACCCCACTAAAAACGAAGTCAGGTTCCAAAATGTAAGGCTCATCGGGGATCTCATAAAAGAGTCCGTGACTGGAATGCTCGAAGGGGCGCCCTGGCTCAGGAGCTACCGGGATAGCGCCGAAGAGCCGGCAAGCGGCTTCCGGAGTGCAGGTGAAAGTAAATCTCGGTACGGCGGTTATAATTTTGATCATTCTGAGATCGCGGAAGCCGGAAGCGGCGTAAGGCCCGGGATGCCGCACGCTGATATGCATACATCAGGGACGACAGGAGAAATTCAGGCTCCGGGCTCTCGGGTAGGGACGGAAGATATTCCTGCCTCGGGCCTGTTTGAAGAACAGGGGACGTATTCGAGCCTCCGGATACTGGGCCAGCTCGGCGAGCTTTATATCGTATGCGCTTCCAGGCACGGGATTATACTTGTCGATCAGCACGCGGCGCATGAGAGAATCAACTACGAGAGGCTGAAAAAGGCCTATACGGGAAACGGGGGCCTCGATACTCAGGAGCTGCTGGTGCCCGAAGTGCTCGAGCTCTCGCCGTTTGAGACGGATTTACTCAGAGGAAATAAGGAAGATTTGCGCATACTCGGAATAAGGATAGAGGAATTCGGTGATAACGCCTTCATTCTGAGATCGGTCCCCGCGATACTGAAAAACTCGAATTTTCCGGGACTAATAAAGGACGTAGTGAACGAGATAGCGGAGTCGGGAAGGCAGGAGAGCTTGAGTGAAAGAATAGATAGGGTAATTTCTACAATGGCCTGTCATTCCTCGGTGAGAGCCAGCAACGAGCTGAATACGGATAAAATGAAAGCTCTCCTGGTTGAACTCGACAGGACCGAGTTCCCCCATTCCTGCCCGCACGGAAGACCTGTCGCACGCGAGCTTACATACGGGGAGATAGAGAGGATGTTCAAGAGGACTTGA
- the ispG gene encoding flavodoxin-dependent (E)-4-hydroxy-3-methylbut-2-enyl-diphosphate synthase, giving the protein MERHSRQISLGGVKVGGGAPVTVQSMTKTDTRDVPATVAQIRSLEEAGCDIVRLAVPDMDAAKSLGEIIKQTNIPIVSDIHFDYRLALESVKQGVEGMRINPGNIGAKYRIKAVVDAVRERGIPIRIGVNSGSLEKDILKKHGSPTPEALAESALRHVSILEDLDFRDIKISVKSTDVKKMIEAYRILAETEYALHLGVTEAGTYEMGTIKSSIGIGTLLADGIGDTIRVSLTGDPVDEIKVGLNILRSLGLRRNGIELISCPGCGRLEIDLMKLVKDVEDRISGIELPRPIKVAILGCVVNGPGEASEADIGIAGGRGKGMLYKDGKLVRSFKEAKIVDELVKELETFAGPQ; this is encoded by the coding sequence ATGGAAAGACATTCCAGGCAGATAAGTTTGGGCGGGGTTAAAGTGGGCGGGGGAGCGCCCGTCACCGTCCAGTCCATGACAAAGACCGATACCAGGGACGTACCCGCCACAGTGGCGCAGATAAGAAGCCTTGAGGAAGCCGGGTGCGATATAGTGCGTCTTGCTGTGCCTGATATGGATGCGGCAAAGTCTCTCGGCGAAATAATAAAGCAGACTAACATCCCGATTGTTTCCGATATACATTTTGACTACCGCCTTGCGCTTGAATCGGTAAAGCAGGGGGTGGAAGGCATGAGGATCAATCCCGGAAACATAGGGGCCAAGTACAGAATAAAAGCCGTTGTCGACGCGGTCAGGGAAAGAGGAATTCCTATAAGAATCGGCGTTAATTCAGGCTCACTCGAGAAAGATATTCTGAAAAAACACGGCTCTCCCACGCCCGAGGCGCTTGCGGAAAGCGCATTGAGGCATGTTTCCATACTCGAGGACCTTGATTTCAGGGACATAAAGATCTCTGTTAAATCGACCGACGTAAAAAAGATGATAGAGGCATACCGCATTCTGGCCGAGACCGAGTACGCTCTCCATCTGGGCGTTACCGAGGCCGGGACGTATGAGATGGGGACCATAAAATCCTCGATCGGAATAGGCACACTGCTTGCGGACGGGATAGGGGATACGATAAGGGTTTCACTCACCGGGGACCCGGTTGACGAAATTAAAGTGGGGCTTAATATTCTGAGGTCTCTAGGGCTCAGGAGAAACGGTATAGAGCTCATTTCCTGTCCCGGATGCGGGAGACTCGAGATCGACCTGATGAAGCTTGTCAAAGACGTTGAGGATAGGATATCCGGCATCGAGCTTCCGAGACCGATCAAAGTCGCTATTCTGGGATGCGTCGTAAACGGTCCGGGAGAGGCCTCGGAGGCCGACATAGGAATAGCGGGCGGACGCGGTAAGGGCATGCTATACAAGGACGGGAAGCTTGTCCGTTCCTTTAAAGAAGCGAAAATAGTGGACGAGCTCGTAAAGGAGCTTGAGACTTTCGCCGGGCCTCAATAA
- a CDS encoding response regulator transcription factor, translating to MSQQKAASNNNAESIKTAVACNFPLLREGISKILEENQSIDVVSRVSNLIDLIQSCEESVFDILLLDVEIKGLNLNRILGLMKKNREAKVILIIDSDYNENLLINAIRSGVRGYLVKDTDSNHLIKAVNSVYNGELWVERKLMGKVLDGTTYSTKGIKGKGEIYDLTETEIKIVKLVLNGYTNKDVANELYISEKTVKFHLYKVFRKLKVKNRSELILFGFRHGLVS from the coding sequence ATGTCACAGCAGAAAGCAGCTTCGAACAATAATGCCGAATCCATAAAGACGGCGGTGGCGTGTAATTTCCCGTTGTTGAGGGAGGGAATTTCAAAGATACTGGAAGAGAATCAGAGCATAGACGTCGTTTCCAGGGTTTCCAACCTGATTGACCTGATTCAGTCCTGCGAGGAATCGGTCTTCGATATCCTGCTTCTCGATGTGGAAATCAAGGGCCTGAACCTGAACAGGATACTGGGCTTGATGAAAAAGAACAGGGAAGCGAAGGTTATATTAATAATAGATAGTGACTACAACGAAAACCTGCTCATAAACGCCATTAGATCCGGCGTCAGGGGCTACCTTGTCAAAGACACCGATTCGAATCATCTGATAAAAGCCGTAAATTCGGTCTATAACGGAGAGCTTTGGGTCGAGAGAAAGTTGATGGGCAAGGTGCTTGACGGCACGACATATTCGACAAAGGGGATTAAAGGCAAAGGGGAGATATACGATCTCACCGAAACCGAAATAAAGATTGTAAAACTGGTTCTTAACGGCTACACGAATAAAGACGTCGCGAATGAGCTGTATATAAGCGAGAAGACGGTCAAGTTTCATCTGTATAAGGTATTCAGAAAGCTCAAGGTTAAGAACAGGTCCGAGCTCATCCTGTTCGGATTCCGCCACGGATTGGTGAGTTAA
- a CDS encoding MTH1187 family thiamine-binding protein: MIIELSIIPIGVGTSLSDYVAEVMRVIKESGLRYESHSMGTNIECGWEDIIPLVKKCHDALKGKGVERISTSLRLSERTDKPYTMEGKMKSLDEKLGEG, from the coding sequence ATGATTATAGAGCTGAGCATAATACCGATAGGGGTCGGGACCTCGCTCTCGGATTACGTGGCGGAAGTCATGAGGGTTATTAAAGAGAGCGGCCTCAGGTATGAATCCCACTCCATGGGCACTAATATCGAGTGCGGGTGGGAGGATATTATTCCGCTCGTTAAGAAATGTCATGACGCTCTCAAGGGAAAGGGAGTAGAGAGAATAAGCACCTCGCTCAGGCTGAGCGAGAGGACCGACAAGCCCTACACGATGGAAGGAAAGATGAAGAGCCTTGATGAGAAGCTCGGTGAGGGCTGA
- a CDS encoding secondary thiamine-phosphate synthase enzyme YjbQ, whose translation MKSFTEYLWFNTKKRREIVHITDTVREIVRKSGVEEGFVLVSAMHITAAVYVNDLEDGLIEDIWEWLEQLAPYRTDYRHHKTGEDNGDAHLKNLIMHHQVMVPITEGDLDLGPWQRVFYAEFDGQRKKRLVVKVLGE comes from the coding sequence ATGAAAAGTTTTACCGAGTATCTGTGGTTCAACACAAAAAAGAGAAGGGAAATTGTTCATATTACGGATACGGTGAGGGAGATCGTCCGCAAAAGCGGGGTAGAAGAGGGTTTTGTGCTCGTATCCGCAATGCATATTACAGCCGCCGTTTATGTAAACGACCTCGAGGACGGGCTCATTGAGGATATTTGGGAATGGCTCGAGCAGCTCGCGCCCTACCGCACTGACTACAGACACCACAAAACCGGGGAAGACAACGGAGACGCCCATCTTAAAAACCTCATAATGCACCATCAGGTAATGGTGCCTATCACTGAGGGAGACCTTGACCTCGGTCCCTGGCAGAGGGTGTTCTACGCGGAATTCGACGGGCAGCGGAAGAAAAGACTCGTGGTTAAGGTGCTGGGTGAATAA